A genomic region of uncultured Roseibium sp. contains the following coding sequences:
- a CDS encoding efflux RND transporter periplasmic adaptor subunit, whose product MKAAKVMLGMAVALAGALPAAAQGSGTAAQKVTVAKVQMITPNNSSRYVGRVEATKTVDIVARVEGYLTERKFTEGGFVKQGDLLYVIEKDLYQASVDQSKATLEGAQATLKNSQIELERQRQLLAKGDVSQATYDSAKATMDVDQANVDEAQANLETADINLSYTDINSPIDGRISKTNVNVGNLVDSNTGTLATVTSVDPIYVSFYMGEKDLIKDREAGLIGNDSSTLQVSLTLTDGTKYPSEGKITYVGTSVEEGSDSIELRATFDNPKNILIPGQFVNVTVDSENQTAVAAIPQPAIQLDSKGHYVYVVGADNKVERRDVVLGRQSGTLWEVTSGLKDGEQVVVSGLQRIGPDMTVDPVEAKS is encoded by the coding sequence ATGAAAGCTGCGAAGGTGATGTTGGGGATGGCTGTTGCGCTTGCAGGCGCGCTTCCGGCCGCCGCGCAGGGGAGCGGTACCGCCGCGCAGAAAGTCACGGTCGCGAAGGTTCAGATGATCACGCCGAACAACAGTTCGCGCTATGTCGGACGGGTCGAGGCGACCAAGACAGTCGATATCGTCGCACGGGTGGAAGGTTACCTGACCGAGCGCAAGTTCACCGAAGGCGGTTTCGTCAAGCAGGGCGATCTGCTCTACGTCATCGAGAAGGATCTCTACCAGGCAAGCGTCGACCAGTCCAAGGCGACGCTCGAAGGTGCGCAGGCGACGCTGAAGAATTCCCAGATCGAGCTGGAACGCCAGCGCCAGCTGCTCGCCAAGGGCGATGTCTCCCAGGCCACCTATGACAGCGCCAAGGCGACCATGGATGTCGATCAGGCCAATGTCGACGAGGCGCAGGCCAACCTTGAGACCGCAGACATCAATCTCAGCTACACCGACATCAACAGCCCGATCGACGGACGCATCAGCAAGACCAACGTGAATGTCGGCAATCTGGTGGATTCCAACACCGGAACACTTGCGACGGTCACGAGCGTCGATCCGATCTATGTCAGCTTCTACATGGGTGAAAAGGACCTCATCAAGGACCGCGAAGCCGGCCTGATCGGCAACGATTCCTCGACCCTTCAGGTCAGCCTGACCCTGACCGACGGCACCAAATACCCGTCAGAAGGAAAGATCACCTATGTCGGGACTTCGGTCGAGGAAGGCAGCGACTCCATCGAGCTGCGCGCCACGTTCGACAATCCGAAAAACATCCTGATCCCCGGTCAGTTCGTCAACGTGACGGTCGACAGCGAGAACCAGACGGCGGTGGCGGCGATCCCGCAACCGGCGATCCAGCTCGATTCCAAGGGCCACTACGTCTATGTCGTCGGCGCGGACAACAAGGTGGAGCGCCGGGACGTGGTTCTGGGCCGCCAGTCCGGCACGCTCTGGGAAGTCACGTCCGGGCTCAAGGACGGTGAACAGGTGGTCGTTTCAGGTCTGCAGCGGATCGGTCCGGACATGACCGTCGATCCCGTCGAAGCCAAAAGCTAA
- a CDS encoding efflux RND transporter permease subunit, which translates to MLSRFFIDRPNFALVLSLIASLIGVIAIILIPIAEYPDVTPPQVVVNAQYPGADSELIEKSVAIPIEEQVNGVDDMIYMSSTSSNAGTYQLTITFEVGTDPDIAAVNVQNRVALAEPTLPTAVKTLGVATQKQSANMLQVINLVSPDESRDAIFLSNYATINMQDRLSRLPGVGSVSQFGPLDYSMRVWMNPDQMSALNLTAADLSNAIQAQNTEATAGQIGGAPFAGPTDLQFTLKSQGLLETTEQFGDIVVSGDASGQLVRLRDVARVELGSSSYSAYSALNNKPATSIAIYQSPGANALDVATAVAAELEKMKAGFPEGVDYKLLYDITKAVKASIEEILTTLAMTTALVVFVVFMFLMNWRAVIIPAVAIPVSLLGTLAILYLIGFSANLITLFGIVLAITLVVDDAIVIIENTERIMSEEGLAPREATLKAMSQVTSPIVATTFVLLAVFVPVCFFPGITGQIYLQFALTITVAFCLSAVNALTLSPVLCSMLLRRSDTKPPRLLGFFGNFVDKVRDGYVWLVRHMIRHAVLSLLILVAAIAATVFMFRETATGFVPLEDKGVLFANVQLPDGASLQRSDALAKEMTKAMLEVDGVTDVISVTGFSIIAGEGSNYVTLIPILAPWDERKTKATLWYNILGTLNEKLSAFEGAVSFVFPLPPIDGLGISGGIAAQIQDDAGASVVDLGAVTSSVLSAANRDPVFRQVFSSLSANTPQYEVDLDRDKAEALGVNISDIFTALQANLGSYYVNNFILDSKIFWVILASDSEYRQTLNDVGNIYVRGSSGDMIPLSTLVSLTPVVGPQSVTRYDMARSAAVQGLTSTGHSTGDGIKAFEKVAAEVLPDGYSVEWTGMSLQEIEAGSYVIYIFLLAFLFAYLCLVAQYESWLLPIAVMLSAVFAVCGAMIPLYLIDVLNNNIYAQIGMVLLIGLAAKKAIMLVEFSRNCRDEGMSIVDAAISAAHTRFRPVTMTGLCFIVGVLPLVFASGAGSASRVSIGLPVFAGMILDSTIGLLMIPVLYVVVQRIREKFSRKPVVKGEDVQAGSGA; encoded by the coding sequence ATGCTGTCCAGATTCTTCATCGACCGTCCGAATTTCGCGCTGGTTCTCTCCCTGATCGCCTCCCTGATCGGGGTGATCGCCATCATCCTGATCCCGATTGCGGAATATCCTGATGTCACGCCGCCGCAGGTGGTGGTGAACGCCCAGTATCCAGGGGCCGATTCCGAACTGATCGAGAAATCGGTGGCGATCCCGATCGAGGAACAGGTCAATGGCGTCGACGACATGATCTACATGTCCTCGACAAGCTCCAATGCCGGCACCTACCAGCTCACGATCACGTTCGAGGTCGGCACGGACCCGGATATCGCCGCGGTGAACGTGCAGAACCGGGTCGCGCTGGCGGAGCCGACACTGCCGACGGCGGTCAAGACCCTCGGCGTTGCCACGCAGAAGCAGTCCGCCAACATGCTTCAGGTGATCAACCTCGTCTCCCCGGACGAGAGCCGCGACGCCATCTTCCTGAGCAACTACGCGACGATCAACATGCAGGATCGCCTGTCGCGCCTGCCGGGCGTCGGCAGCGTCTCCCAGTTCGGGCCGCTGGATTACAGCATGCGGGTGTGGATGAACCCGGACCAGATGTCGGCGCTCAATCTGACGGCCGCCGACCTTTCCAACGCGATTCAGGCCCAGAATACCGAGGCGACCGCGGGCCAGATCGGCGGCGCGCCGTTCGCTGGTCCGACCGACCTGCAGTTCACGCTGAAATCCCAGGGGCTTCTGGAGACGACCGAGCAGTTCGGCGATATCGTCGTTTCGGGCGACGCGTCCGGACAACTGGTGCGGCTGCGCGACGTGGCCCGCGTGGAGCTCGGCTCCAGCTCCTATTCGGCCTATTCGGCGCTCAACAACAAGCCGGCCACCTCCATCGCGATCTACCAGAGCCCGGGGGCCAACGCGCTCGACGTGGCGACTGCGGTTGCCGCTGAACTGGAAAAGATGAAGGCGGGCTTCCCGGAAGGCGTCGACTACAAGCTTCTCTACGACATCACCAAGGCGGTGAAGGCCTCGATCGAGGAGATCCTGACGACCCTGGCGATGACCACGGCGCTCGTGGTGTTCGTCGTGTTCATGTTCCTGATGAACTGGCGCGCGGTCATCATCCCCGCCGTCGCCATTCCCGTCTCGCTGCTGGGGACACTCGCGATCCTCTACCTGATCGGGTTTTCGGCCAACCTCATCACCCTGTTCGGCATCGTCCTGGCGATCACGCTGGTGGTCGACGATGCCATCGTCATCATCGAGAACACCGAACGCATCATGAGTGAAGAGGGTCTTGCGCCGCGCGAGGCGACCCTGAAGGCCATGAGCCAGGTTACCAGCCCGATCGTCGCGACCACATTCGTGCTCCTGGCCGTGTTCGTTCCGGTGTGTTTCTTCCCCGGCATCACCGGGCAGATCTACCTGCAGTTCGCCCTGACAATCACCGTCGCGTTCTGCCTTTCGGCCGTCAACGCGCTGACCCTGTCCCCTGTCCTGTGTTCCATGCTGCTGCGCCGCTCGGATACCAAGCCGCCGCGTCTGCTGGGCTTCTTCGGCAATTTCGTCGACAAGGTACGCGACGGCTATGTCTGGCTGGTCAGGCACATGATCCGGCACGCGGTGCTGTCGCTGCTCATATTGGTTGCCGCGATCGCCGCCACGGTATTCATGTTCCGCGAAACGGCGACCGGCTTCGTTCCGCTTGAGGACAAGGGCGTGCTCTTTGCCAATGTCCAACTGCCGGACGGGGCATCCCTGCAACGCTCCGACGCACTGGCCAAGGAAATGACCAAGGCCATGCTCGAGGTTGACGGCGTGACGGACGTCATTTCGGTTACCGGCTTCAGCATCATCGCCGGCGAAGGGTCGAACTATGTCACCCTGATCCCGATCCTCGCCCCCTGGGACGAGCGCAAGACCAAGGCGACGCTGTGGTACAACATCCTCGGAACGTTGAACGAAAAGCTGTCGGCCTTCGAAGGTGCGGTCTCCTTCGTCTTCCCGCTGCCGCCGATTGACGGCCTCGGCATTTCCGGCGGCATCGCCGCGCAGATCCAGGACGATGCGGGGGCAAGTGTCGTTGATCTCGGCGCGGTGACGAGTTCGGTTCTGTCCGCCGCCAACCGGGATCCGGTCTTCCGGCAGGTGTTCAGCTCACTCTCGGCCAACACACCGCAATACGAGGTCGATCTCGACCGGGACAAGGCGGAGGCGCTCGGGGTCAATATCAGCGATATCTTCACCGCGCTGCAGGCCAATCTCGGTTCCTACTACGTGAACAATTTCATCCTGGACAGCAAGATCTTCTGGGTGATCCTTGCGTCCGATTCCGAATACCGGCAGACGCTGAACGATGTCGGCAACATCTATGTGCGCGGGTCCTCCGGCGACATGATCCCGCTCAGCACGCTGGTCAGCCTGACGCCGGTCGTCGGTCCCCAGAGCGTCACGCGCTACGACATGGCCCGCTCGGCCGCCGTTCAGGGCCTGACCAGCACCGGCCACAGCACCGGCGACGGCATCAAGGCGTTCGAGAAAGTCGCTGCCGAAGTCCTGCCGGACGGATATTCCGTCGAGTGGACCGGCATGTCGCTTCAGGAAATCGAGGCAGGCTCCTATGTCATCTACATCTTCCTGCTGGCCTTCCTGTTCGCTTATCTCTGCCTGGTGGCCCAGTATGAAAGCTGGCTGCTGCCGATTGCCGTGATGCTGTCCGCCGTCTTCGCGGTCTGCGGGGCGATGATCCCGCTCTACCTGATCGACGTCCTCAACAACAACATCTATGCCCAGATCGGCATGGTTCTGCTGATCGGTCTTGCCGCCAAGAAGGCGATCATGCTGGTCGAGTTCTCGCGCAACTGCCGCGACGAGGGCATGAGCATCGTCGATGCAGCGATCAGCGCCGCCCATACCCGCTTCCGTCCGGTGACAATGACCGGTCTCTGCTTCATCGTCGGCGTGCTGCCGCTGGTGTTTGCCTCGGGCGCCGGCTCCGCCAGCCGCGTCTCCATCGGCCTGCCTGTCTTCGCCGGCATGATCCTCGACAGCACCATCGGCCTCCTGATGATCCCGGTTCTCTACGTGGTGGTTCAGCGGATCCGGGAGAAATTCAGCCGCAAGCCGGTGGTGAAGGGCGAGGATGTGCAGGCCGGTTCGGGGGCTTGA